The genomic stretch TGCCGCCAGAGGTCGGGTCGATCAGCCGCACGATGCAGCGCGCCACGGTGGATTTGCCCGAGCCGCTTTCGCCGACGATGCCCAGCGTGCGGCCCTTGCGCAGCGTCAACGTCACCTCCTGGGCGGCGACGACTTCGCGGCCGCGGCCGAACATCGCCCGTTCGCGATAGATCTTGCCGAGCTCGTTGGCCTCCAGCACCACCGGCAGCTTCGCGTCGGTGCGCGGCGCGCGCGGCACCAGGCTCGGCACCGCCGCGAGCAGGTTGCGGGTGTAGTCCATCGTCGGCTTACGCAGGATGTCGTCGAGCGCGCCGGTTTCGACCAGCCGGCCCTGCCGCATCACCGCGACGCGATCGGCGATCTCGGCGACCACGCCCATGTCATGGGTGATGAACAGCACCGCGGTGCCGTGCTCCTGCTGCAATTCGCGGATCAGCGCCAGGATCTGCTTTTGCGTGGTGACGTCGAGCGCCGTGGTCGGCTCGTCGGCGATCAAGAGCTTCGGCTCCAGCACCAGCGCCATCGCGATCATGATGCGCTGGCGCTGGCCGCCCGAGAGCCGATGCGGATAGGACGAAAAGATCCGCTCGACATCGGGCAGGTGGACCTGCTCCATCATCGTCAGAATGCGCCGACGCCTGGTGCGGGGGTCGAGATCGGTGTGAACGCGCAGCACTTCGTCGATCTGGCGGCCGACCGTCACCACCGGATTGAGCGCGGTCATCGGCTCCTGGAAGATCATCGCCATGGTGGTGGCGCGCAACTGCCGCAGCCGGCGATCGCTGGCCCCCAGCACGTCCTCGCCGGCGAGCGTGATGCTGCCGCCGGCGACTCGCAGCGCGCCCTTCGGCAATAGGCCCATCACCGCCAGCGAGGTCACCGACTTGCCGGAGCCGCTCTCGCCGACCACGCACAGCGTCTCGCCGGCGCGGACACCGAGCGAGATGCCGTCGATCACCCGTTGACCGCCGGCGTTCCTGCCGAGTTCGACCACAAGATTTTTGATGTCGAGAACATTGCCCGTCACGTTGCTTGTCATCCCGTTTGTCACTTGGCGCCCTCCCGCTGCTTCATCCGCGGATCGAGCGCGTCGCGCGCGGCGTCGCCGATCAGATTGACGCTGAGGATCGCCAGCGAGAGCAACAGCCCGGGCCAGAAGATCAGCGACGGCTTGAGTTGAAAATAGGAGCGTCCCTCGGCCATGATGTTGCCCCAGGTCGGCGTTTCCGGGCTGATGCCGGTGCCGAGGAACGACAGGATCGCCTCGGTGAGAATCGCCGCCGCGCAGATATAGGTGCCCTGCACGATCAGCGGCGCCACGGTGTTGGGCATCAGGTGCCGCCACAGGATTTTCGGCAGGCTGGAGCCGACCGAGATCGCGGCCTCGACATAGGGCTCCTCGCGCGCGCTCAGCACCACCGAGCGAACCAGACGGGCGACTCTGGGGATTTCCGGAATGGTGATGGCGATCATCACCGTGGTCAGGCTGGCGCCCGACAGCGACACCACCGCGATCGCCAGCAGGATGCTGGGGATCGCCATCAGCCCGTCCATCACCCGCATCAGCACCGCGTCGACCCATTTGAAGAAGCCGGAGATCAGGCCGATGACGAGGCCGATGGCGATGCTGGCGACCGCGGCGCCGAGCCCGATCAGCAGCGAA from Rhodopseudomonas sp. BAL398 encodes the following:
- a CDS encoding ABC transporter ATP-binding protein, whose product is MTGNVLDIKNLVVELGRNAGGQRVIDGISLGVRAGETLCVVGESGSGKSVTSLAVMGLLPKGALRVAGGSITLAGEDVLGASDRRLRQLRATTMAMIFQEPMTALNPVVTVGRQIDEVLRVHTDLDPRTRRRRILTMMEQVHLPDVERIFSSYPHRLSGGQRQRIMIAMALVLEPKLLIADEPTTALDVTTQKQILALIRELQQEHGTAVLFITHDMGVVAEIADRVAVMRQGRLVETGALDDILRKPTMDYTRNLLAAVPSLVPRAPRTDAKLPVVLEANELGKIYRERAMFGRGREVVAAQEVTLTLRKGRTLGIVGESGSGKSTVARCIVRLIDPTSGGIRLMGREISELSRRLLQPHRKRIQIIFQDPYRSLNPRINIGETIAEGPINYGMSREEALAKARDLLELVGLPADAISRFPHQFSGGQRQRIAIARALALDPDVLVADEAVSALDVSVQAQVLELLDEIQTRLGIALLFITHDLRVAAQICDDVAVMQHGRIVEQGPAADVLTNPKKAYTRQLLEAAPGRNWDFANFRPIHAAAQATLAT
- a CDS encoding ABC transporter permease → MAIDTHTEPVIPVAASPRAGLGFLTATPIIAAATICLTLIVASAIFAPLIAPHDPMLLVPSQRLKPASAEFLLGTDAYGRDVLSRVLYGGRISLLIGLGAAVASIAIGLVIGLISGFFKWVDAVLMRVMDGLMAIPSILLAIAVVSLSGASLTTVMIAITIPEIPRVARLVRSVVLSAREEPYVEAAISVGSSLPKILWRHLMPNTVAPLIVQGTYICAAAILTEAILSFLGTGISPETPTWGNIMAEGRSYFQLKPSLIFWPGLLLSLAILSVNLIGDAARDALDPRMKQREGAK